A stretch of DNA from Brevibacillus ruminantium:
GGTACTGCATGGCTTTCTCTGTAATGATGTTTTGCTTTAACTGGAAATAGTCAATAACCGAAATAGCGAATACCACTATCATCGTAAAAAGCGAGATAATCGCTGTCAGCTTTGTTTTCAGCGATACAAATTTTCCAAGCATTGGCTGCACCTCATATAACTAGTCTGGAAGCTCATATTGGACCTTTTTGTTTATTCATAACGGAAGTGTTTGATCGTTCGCAGCCATTTTAATAAACATCACCAACCCATCGAAATATGTCGAAACCATGGAACACATTTTACATGAAGTAGAATGGCTCTTCCAATTTTTCTCTGGCTTTTTTGTTTGCACGAACCAGATTGTGAAAGTTTAATGGCAAAGGAGTCATACGAAATAAAGCGAAAAAAGGGAGCTGGCCACTGCAGCTCCCTTGAAGGTCTTTTATTTACGAAACAACCTTTAGTCCGGTAACACCAATGATAATCAGGAGTAAGCTGACAATCCGAGCTGCGCTTCTGGACTCTCCGAAAAAGATCATATTGATCAACACGGCACCTGCTGTTCCCAAACCAATCCATACAGCGTAAGCAATACTTAATTGCAGGTAGTCAAATGCCTGATAGAGCAAAGCAAATGACAGCGTAAACCCGCCGATAAATAATCCCCCGTGGCGAATGTTCTTTACCCGGCTAAATAGCTTCAAGCCCACAACCCCAACCATTTCACTGATAGCAGCCAAGACGACAAATACCCAACCCATTATGGATGCACCCTTTCTTCCTTCTGATTATCAGCCAGCTTCAAACCAACAACACCAGCCACAAGCACTCCAATAAAGAGGACCTTCAGCAAGTTCATGCTTCCGCCAAACAAAAAGGAATCCATGAATACCGTCCCGATGGAACCGACCCCGGCAAACACCGCGTAAACCGTTCCGGTCGGTAACCCTTCACAGGATTTTGAGAGAAAATAAAAATCTATGACGATCACACCTACCACAAGCACCCACTGCCAGGCAGATTCTGCGGTACGAAAGCCAAAAACCCATACCATTTCCAACAAACACGTCATGACTACATACATCCAACTTTTGTTCATTCCACTCACTCCCTGATGACTGACATTCAGTCATTTTTGTCTAAAATCCAACATACTTTACGGACGCAAAGCATGTTCTAAAAATGTCAGCAATTCCGCCTTCTGCTCTGCTTCTTTTTGAGCGTCGTACGCATCATATAAATAGACCTGCTCTGCAGCAGTTTCAATCAGTCCAAGAACCAATTTGGCGGTACGAGCAGCATCGATCGTTTCACGAATGAGATGGCGGCTTTTATTCGTTTCCAGCAGAGACGCCAGCAGATCGTAAAACGGCGTATAGATGGTTTCCCACTCACTCATATTCTCCGTCGTTGAAAAACCGGCATAGACCAGAACGGTGACATCACGAAATTCGCCCGTTACCTGAAAAATGGCATCCACCAGCTGGCTGAGCTGTTCCTGTAAAGGAGCTTCCAGAGCGACGTTGGCTTCCACCTTTTTGATCAATTGCAACACAATTTGCTCTGCAATCGCAGGCATAACCGATAATTTCGAAGGGAAATACAAATAAAATGTCCCTTGGGCAATCTCCGCCTTTTTGACGATGTCTGATATCTTGGTTTTTTCGATGCCTTTCTCTTTAAAAACCTCGATCGACGCTTGCACGATCTTTGTTTTTTTATCCATATGCAGAGCCTCCGGCAGAAATGACTGAATATCATTCATTTTAGCAGGGGAGTTTGTTACTGTCAAATCTTGTTCGTTTTTATCCGGTTCCTCACCCACACGGAGAACTTGGGAGACTTTTTCGGAGATGGAGCATAGGGAGTTTGATGAGCAATCATTTTCTTATCAATGCAAAAAGCTTGGTTATGTTTGCTTTCACTGCAGGACGACCGGACTAATCGCAAGGCATACAAAAAGTCCCGACGATACGCTCGTCGGGATTTTGTCATGCTATTTATCTAAAACATTTGACAAGATCTTAATTCCTTACTAGAATCTAATTGAATGACCAATCAATTTTTTGTCCGTTCAATCAAAAATGTAGTTCAGGAGATGAATAGCATGACCGATTCTTTTATCGCAGAGGCTAGAAGAGAGCAAATTATTCTCGCATGCATCGATACTTTAGAAGAGGTTGGATATAACAATTTAAGCTTAACGAAGGTAGCGAAAAAGGCTAAGATCAGCACCGGACTTATTTCTTATCATTTTAATGACAAGCATGACCTGATGAATCACACCTTACAGTTTTTAGTTGCAAAGCAACATGATTTTATCAGCAGTAAGGTTACATTAGCCCAATCTGCCGCGAAACAACTGGAGACTTTTATTGAAGCGCATTTGGCCTATCAAGAAACTCATCATAAACATAATATCGCTTTAATCGAGATTGTCTTTACTGCCCGAAATGAAGAGGGCATGGCTTATTACAGAATGGAGGAAGAAAATGAAGAAGACGCGCTTCGAATGATGTTAGTGGAAATTCTCAAGGAAGGCAGGCAAAATGGCGAGTTTACTCAATCCTTTCAAACTGAAATCGTCGCTTCATTTATTTTAGGGGCGATCGAAGAACGAATGTTGAAGGCAAATTCATCTATCCCAATGGAAAATTACTCAGACGAACTCATCAAAATGGTAAAGAAA
This window harbors:
- a CDS encoding DMT family transporter translates to MNKSWMYVVMTCLLEMVWVFGFRTAESAWQWVLVVGVIVIDFYFLSKSCEGLPTGTVYAVFAGVGSIGTVFMDSFLFGGSMNLLKVLFIGVLVAGVVGLKLADNQKEERVHP
- a CDS encoding TetR family transcriptional regulator; the encoded protein is MDKKTKIVQASIEVFKEKGIEKTKISDIVKKAEIAQGTFYLYFPSKLSVMPAIAEQIVLQLIKKVEANVALEAPLQEQLSQLVDAIFQVTGEFRDVTVLVYAGFSTTENMSEWETIYTPFYDLLASLLETNKSRHLIRETIDAARTAKLVLGLIETAAEQVYLYDAYDAQKEAEQKAELLTFLEHALRP
- a CDS encoding TetR/AcrR family transcriptional regulator gives rise to the protein MTDSFIAEARREQIILACIDTLEEVGYNNLSLTKVAKKAKISTGLISYHFNDKHDLMNHTLQFLVAKQHDFISSKVTLAQSAAKQLETFIEAHLAYQETHHKHNIALIEIVFTARNEEGMAYYRMEEENEEDALRMMLVEILKEGRQNGEFTQSFQTEIVASFILGAIEERMLKANSSIPMENYSDELIKMVKKHIV
- a CDS encoding DMT family transporter, which gives rise to MGWVFVVLAAISEMVGVVGLKLFSRVKNIRHGGLFIGGFTLSFALLYQAFDYLQLSIAYAVWIGLGTAGAVLINMIFFGESRSAARIVSLLLIIIGVTGLKVVS